The following are encoded in a window of Armatimonadota bacterium genomic DNA:
- the tdh gene encoding L-threonine 3-dehydrogenase: protein MKAIVKTSAAPGAELIEVPEAAITQSNQVKVQVMATAICGTDYHIYAWDAWSAARVKPPRVMGHEFAGEVVEVGSDVSGVAVGDYVSGESHWTCGHCLQCRLNQRHVCANTRILGVDVDGCFAPLVVVPEGSVWKNDRSVPPWLACVQDPLGNAVHATLNGEIIGQTVVVLGCGPIGLFAIAVAKAAGASKIVATDTRKYRLNLAGELGATHTVDVTEQDAAVTVAEITAGCGADVVLEMSGAVPAIQQAMRFCRPGGRVSLMGIPTRTVEMDIAEIIFKGITVNGIVGRRLYETWSTMRALLASGRLDVAPAITHRLKFDQLHHGMDLMRDGLCGKVVFTMD, encoded by the coding sequence GTGAAAGCCATTGTCAAAACGTCCGCGGCGCCTGGCGCCGAGCTGATCGAGGTGCCTGAGGCGGCGATTACGCAGAGTAACCAGGTGAAGGTTCAGGTTATGGCTACGGCAATCTGCGGGACCGACTACCACATCTATGCCTGGGACGCCTGGTCAGCGGCACGTGTCAAGCCGCCCCGCGTAATGGGACACGAGTTCGCGGGTGAGGTGGTTGAGGTTGGTTCCGACGTCTCCGGCGTGGCCGTTGGTGACTATGTGAGTGGCGAAAGCCACTGGACATGCGGCCACTGCCTGCAGTGCCGGCTCAACCAGCGCCACGTATGCGCCAACACGCGGATTCTCGGCGTGGATGTGGATGGATGCTTCGCGCCACTGGTGGTTGTGCCCGAAGGCAGCGTTTGGAAAAACGACCGCTCCGTGCCGCCCTGGCTGGCATGCGTGCAGGATCCACTCGGCAACGCGGTGCACGCCACCCTCAACGGCGAGATCATCGGTCAGACCGTTGTGGTGCTTGGGTGCGGACCGATCGGGCTTTTTGCCATTGCTGTGGCGAAGGCTGCCGGCGCGAGTAAGATTGTGGCCACCGATACGCGAAAGTACCGTCTCAATCTGGCTGGCGAACTCGGCGCGACACATACGGTCGACGTGACGGAGCAGGATGCGGCCGTTACGGTAGCGGAGATAACCGCCGGTTGTGGCGCCGACGTGGTGCTGGAAATGTCTGGCGCCGTGCCCGCGATTCAGCAGGCCATGCGCTTTTGCCGGCCCGGCGGACGCGTTTCCCTGATGGGCATCCCCACCCGCACCGTGGAGATGGATATCGCGGAGATCATCTTCAAGGGCATCACGGTCAATGGCATCGTGGGCCGCCGCCTCTACGAAACCTGGTCAACCATGCGTGCTTTGCTCGCATCGGGGCGACTGGACGTCGCGCCGGCCATAA
- the ispG gene encoding (E)-4-hydroxy-3-methylbut-2-enyl-diphosphate synthase: MSLPAVSYPRRVTRAVKVGGVHIGGSWPVVVQSMITEETHNVSAAVEQIIAMHRAGAEIVRVTTPNMAEAKCLARIQSLLKERYQEVPLVADVHHQGSDIAVEVARYVQKVRINPGLFVFRKRVQRTEEYSQVEIDDELQAIEQSLVPVIEACRDNGAAMRIGVNHGSLAERLMVIYGDTPEGMVESALEYVRICERHNFRELVISLKASRVAIMQQANRLMAARMADEGMDYPLHLGVTEAGDGQYARIKSTAGIATLLSEGLGDTIRVSLAEDPINELPVCYDILQALGLRRTKTEFIACPSCGRTKFDLPTVLAQVKAATGHLAGLNVAVMGCIVNGPGEMADADYGYVGKAGGKISLYRGHDEVKSGIPQEQGVTELIALIQADGKWYDPPEGWTPPEPPQKFHDRITVALPVR; encoded by the coding sequence ATGTCTCTGCCTGCCGTCAGTTATCCGCGTCGCGTCACCCGGGCCGTAAAGGTCGGCGGCGTGCACATCGGCGGTAGCTGGCCGGTTGTGGTGCAGTCGATGATCACCGAGGAGACGCACAACGTCTCCGCCGCTGTCGAGCAGATTATCGCCATGCATCGGGCGGGCGCCGAAATTGTGCGCGTTACCACCCCGAACATGGCCGAGGCGAAATGCCTGGCCAGAATCCAGAGCTTGTTGAAGGAGCGGTACCAGGAGGTGCCGCTTGTGGCCGATGTGCACCACCAGGGCAGCGATATCGCCGTTGAGGTTGCCCGATACGTACAGAAGGTGCGGATCAACCCCGGGCTGTTCGTATTCCGCAAGCGCGTGCAGCGCACCGAGGAGTACAGCCAGGTAGAGATCGATGACGAACTGCAGGCCATCGAGCAATCGCTGGTTCCTGTCATCGAGGCCTGCCGCGATAACGGCGCCGCGATGCGCATCGGCGTCAACCATGGCTCATTGGCCGAGCGGCTGATGGTGATCTATGGCGATACGCCGGAAGGCATGGTTGAGAGCGCGCTGGAGTACGTGCGCATCTGTGAAAGGCACAACTTCCGCGAGCTGGTGATCTCGTTGAAGGCATCACGGGTTGCCATCATGCAGCAGGCAAACCGGTTGATGGCGGCCCGGATGGCGGACGAGGGTATGGACTACCCTCTGCACCTTGGCGTGACGGAGGCGGGTGACGGACAGTACGCCCGCATCAAGAGCACTGCGGGGATCGCCACGCTGCTCTCCGAGGGCCTCGGCGACACCATCCGCGTATCTCTGGCCGAGGATCCGATCAACGAACTCCCGGTCTGTTACGACATTTTGCAGGCGCTTGGACTTCGGCGGACCAAGACCGAGTTCATCGCCTGCCCATCGTGCGGGCGGACGAAGTTCGATCTGCCCACGGTACTTGCCCAGGTCAAGGCGGCAACCGGCCACCTGGCCGGCCTCAATGTTGCGGTGATGGGCTGCATTGTGAACGGTCCCGGCGAAATGGCGGACGCCGACTACGGCTATGTTGGCAAGGCGGGCGGAAAGATATCGCTCTATCGTGGGCACGATGAGGTCAAGTCGGGCATTCCGCAAGAGCAGGGCGTTACCGAATTGATTGCGCTTATTCAGGCGGACGGCAAGTGGTACGATCCTCCGGAAGGTTGGACGCCGCCGGAGCCGCCGCAGAAGTTCCATGATCGCATCACGGTGGCGCTGCCGGTACGATAG
- a CDS encoding sulfite exporter TauE/SafE family protein → MNILTFTLLLLVGSFAAGLLGAITGLGGGVVLVPLLALVFHVNIRIAIGASLISVIATSSGAAAAYVKEGFSNIRIGMFLEIATTIGAIVGAGLATIVAPGTIAIIFGLVLVYSAFLSFRTKHDHIYTDQPDALATRLKLDSSYPDQNGVQLKYNVHNVPAGFGLMWGAGVLSGLLGIGSGAVKVLAMDHMMRIPFKVSTTTSNFMIGVTAAASAGIYLSRGYIHPALAMPVMLGVLAGALIGAKILVHVPVRPLRMVFSMVIFALAVEMIYNGVTGKI, encoded by the coding sequence CTGAATATCCTGACCTTCACCTTGCTTCTGCTTGTCGGCTCGTTTGCCGCCGGCCTGCTCGGCGCTATCACCGGTCTGGGCGGAGGCGTGGTACTGGTGCCGCTGCTCGCACTGGTCTTCCACGTCAACATCCGCATTGCCATCGGTGCTTCACTGATCTCGGTCATCGCGACCTCCTCCGGGGCTGCCGCAGCGTATGTCAAGGAGGGCTTTTCCAACATTCGCATCGGAATGTTTCTGGAGATCGCCACGACTATCGGCGCGATAGTCGGCGCGGGACTTGCAACCATTGTGGCTCCGGGAACGATCGCCATCATTTTCGGTCTCGTGCTTGTCTATTCCGCGTTTCTCTCATTTCGCACCAAGCACGACCATATCTACACCGACCAGCCGGACGCGCTGGCGACGCGGCTCAAACTGGATTCCAGCTATCCGGATCAAAACGGCGTGCAGTTGAAGTACAACGTCCACAACGTTCCCGCCGGCTTTGGCCTGATGTGGGGCGCTGGCGTACTCTCCGGCCTTCTGGGAATCGGTTCCGGCGCCGTCAAGGTATTGGCTATGGACCACATGATGCGCATTCCGTTCAAGGTCTCCACCACAACCAGCAACTTCATGATCGGTGTCACTGCCGCCGCCAGCGCCGGTATCTACCTCAGCCGCGGCTACATCCACCCGGCGCTCGCGATGCCGGTGATGCTGGGGGTGCTTGCCGGCGCACTGATCGGCGCCAAAATCCTGGTGCACGTGCCGGTCAGACCCCTTCGCATGGTGTTCAGCATGGTGATATTCGCCCTGGCAGTAGAGATGATTTACAACGGCGTGACGGGCAAGATATAG
- a CDS encoding DUF1634 domain-containing protein, giving the protein MVEPPPNLSDGHAAAAAEPDEWTDYGIEQIIGNLLRAGVLLAAGVLLVGAVMYLVHHGLQSPEKYYFAKKFQPPPHALRTVAGVIGAAFHGSARGIMQLGLLLLIATPIARVMFSVYAFARERDRMYVVMTLIVLSILLFSLFSGKGGG; this is encoded by the coding sequence ATGGTTGAACCCCCGCCAAACCTGAGTGACGGCCACGCTGCGGCCGCAGCCGAGCCGGATGAGTGGACCGACTACGGTATCGAACAGATCATCGGCAACCTCCTTCGCGCCGGTGTGCTGCTTGCCGCCGGAGTTCTGTTGGTAGGCGCGGTGATGTACCTGGTGCACCACGGTCTCCAAAGTCCCGAGAAGTATTATTTCGCAAAGAAGTTTCAGCCTCCGCCTCACGCGCTGCGTACCGTGGCCGGCGTCATCGGCGCGGCCTTTCACGGAAGCGCGCGCGGCATCATGCAGTTGGGCCTCTTGCTGCTGATCGCCACACCGATCGCGCGCGTTATGTTTTCCGTTTACGCATTTGCTCGCGAGCGCGATCGCATGTACGTGGTGATGACGCTCATTGTCCTCTCTATACTCCTGTTCAGCCTCTTCTCGGGCAAGGGCGGCGGGTAG
- a CDS encoding beta-mannanase: MLAPKRVATAAVLWFALGSAAPRAAVAQKIRNIHLEAESGRLTDVVVAASVPGYSGAGYVTGFTAADAHVTLPFAARAGAYRLTIRYATPFGPKGFAVSVNGHTINGMFAATGPHFATVDAGEVLLKNGANTIEVDRGWGYFDVDALDLAPAPAPTRLLPPTDRLADAHASAAARRLMRYLVSQYGRRTLSGQYDTTDIAAIHRTTGETPAIFGDDLMDYSPSRLAHGSKPQGTVTGDIAAARAGQIITLSWHWNAPSGLLDRMGKDAAGQPIDERWYKGFNTNATTFNLAEALSHPESRDYRLLVRDIDAIAAHLRKLAAAGVPVLWRPLHEAEGGWFWWGAHGPEAFKQLWRLMFRRFTTVDHLHNLIWVYTAGSNMAWYPGDAYVDVVGIDAYPQDAWDPLSGEWTAEVKQFGGRKLLALSEFGGAPNLATMWQLGVRWSYFVSWSGTTRDLAPAALRATYLNPRILNAATLPAHIAASLTGARTP; this comes from the coding sequence GTGCTTGCGCCAAAGCGAGTTGCCACGGCCGCCGTTCTATGGTTTGCCCTGGGCAGCGCGGCTCCCAGAGCAGCGGTGGCGCAAAAGATCCGGAACATCCACCTGGAGGCCGAGAGCGGACGTCTGACCGACGTGGTTGTGGCAGCCAGCGTACCGGGCTACTCCGGCGCTGGGTATGTAACCGGCTTCACCGCCGCAGACGCGCACGTCACGCTTCCGTTTGCTGCCCGTGCCGGCGCCTACCGCCTTACTATTCGATACGCAACTCCGTTTGGCCCTAAGGGCTTCGCGGTATCGGTTAACGGCCACACCATTAACGGCATGTTTGCGGCAACGGGGCCGCATTTCGCCACCGTCGACGCCGGTGAGGTGCTCCTCAAAAACGGTGCGAATACGATCGAGGTGGATCGTGGTTGGGGCTACTTCGACGTAGATGCACTGGATCTTGCGCCGGCGCCCGCGCCCACCAGATTGCTTCCGCCGACAGATCGGTTGGCCGATGCACACGCCTCGGCGGCGGCGAGACGCCTCATGCGCTATCTGGTGAGCCAGTACGGACGCCGTACCCTGTCCGGACAGTACGACACGACCGACATTGCCGCTATCCATCGCACGACCGGCGAGACGCCGGCCATCTTCGGCGATGACCTCATGGACTACTCGCCATCGCGGTTGGCGCACGGCAGCAAACCGCAGGGCACGGTTACCGGCGACATTGCAGCCGCCCGCGCCGGCCAGATTATCACGCTGAGCTGGCACTGGAACGCACCGTCGGGTCTCTTGGACCGGATGGGCAAGGATGCTGCCGGCCAGCCCATTGATGAACGATGGTACAAGGGGTTCAATACCAACGCCACGACTTTCAACCTCGCTGAGGCGCTGTCTCATCCGGAATCGCGTGATTACCGCCTGCTTGTACGCGATATCGACGCCATTGCCGCCCACCTGCGCAAGCTCGCCGCAGCCGGTGTGCCCGTGCTGTGGCGTCCGCTTCATGAGGCCGAGGGCGGTTGGTTCTGGTGGGGCGCGCACGGTCCCGAGGCGTTCAAACAGCTCTGGCGCCTCATGTTTCGGCGCTTTACCACCGTCGATCATCTCCACAATCTGATCTGGGTCTACACCGCGGGTTCGAACATGGCGTGGTACCCCGGTGACGCCTATGTGGATGTAGTGGGAATCGATGCATATCCACAGGATGCATGGGACCCGCTCTCGGGAGAGTGGACCGCCGAAGTGAAGCAGTTCGGCGGCCGAAAGCTCCTGGCCCTCTCGGAGTTTGGTGGCGCTCCAAACCTCGCCACGATGTGGCAGCTCGGAGTGCGGTGGAGTTACTTTGTGAGTTGGAGCGGCACTACGCGCGACCTGGCTCCGGCCGCACTGCGGGCCACGTATCTGAACCCGCGCATCCTGAACGCCGCAACGCTGCCGGCGCACATTGCCGCGTCCTTGACCGGCGCGCGGACACCATGA
- a CDS encoding exo-alpha-sialidase yields MNVTGEQNLTIERIAGPETDEQAYKHPATIAELQNGDLLAAWYGGAAEYAVNTSVFISRRNAGETVWSAPAIAAHDPFRSAGNGVIWQQPGGPVWLFYVVRWGATWSTSRIQAKVSHDGARSWSDSFVVSDVPGTLVRGRPLQLANGSILLPIYRETGDDIEMVPPESCSCFLIRAPHSSDWSPAGEIHSRKGNIQPAVVQLQDGRLLAWCRRAGGYGHVTDGYIVASQSLDSGATWSAGLDTTFPNPNAAVDLLRLTSGRLLLVFNDSMNERTPLTAAISADDGTTWPFRRNIATGPYDYAYPYAIQGRAGAVHLIYTSHSRTVVNHATFSESWVMQAPPV; encoded by the coding sequence ATGAACGTGACTGGCGAACAAAACCTCACGATTGAGCGCATCGCCGGGCCAGAAACGGACGAACAGGCATATAAGCATCCCGCCACGATTGCCGAGCTGCAGAATGGCGACCTCTTGGCTGCGTGGTACGGCGGCGCGGCCGAATATGCCGTGAATACATCGGTGTTCATTAGTCGCCGGAATGCTGGTGAAACGGTCTGGTCAGCACCCGCAATCGCCGCTCACGACCCGTTCCGGTCGGCCGGCAACGGAGTTATCTGGCAGCAGCCGGGCGGGCCGGTGTGGCTGTTCTACGTGGTCCGCTGGGGCGCAACATGGTCCACGTCGCGGATACAGGCAAAGGTTTCGCATGATGGCGCCCGATCCTGGAGCGACAGCTTTGTGGTATCCGACGTGCCGGGCACCCTGGTGCGCGGACGCCCGCTCCAGTTGGCCAACGGCAGTATCTTGCTCCCAATATATCGCGAAACAGGCGATGATATCGAAATGGTGCCGCCGGAGAGCTGCTCCTGTTTTCTGATCCGTGCGCCTCATTCGTCGGACTGGTCTCCCGCTGGCGAAATTCACTCACGGAAAGGCAATATCCAGCCGGCGGTAGTCCAACTGCAAGATGGCAGGCTGTTGGCCTGGTGCAGACGGGCCGGCGGGTACGGCCACGTTACGGACGGATATATCGTGGCCTCCCAGTCGCTGGATAGCGGCGCCACCTGGAGCGCCGGGCTCGATACGACGTTTCCAAACCCCAATGCGGCTGTGGACCTGCTGCGCTTGACCTCCGGCCGGCTCCTGCTGGTATTCAACGACAGCATGAACGAGCGTACGCCTCTCACCGCCGCGATCTCCGCGGATGACGGCACGACCTGGCCGTTCCGGCGCAACATTGCCACCGGACCGTACGACTATGCGTATCCGTACGCCATCCAGGGCCGCGCCGGTGCGGTGCACCTCATCTACACATCACACTCCCGAACCGTGGTCAACCACGCAACGTTTAGCGAGTCGTGGGTCATGCAGGCGCCGCCGGTCTAG
- a CDS encoding nuclear transport factor 2 family protein: MFLQFACLAAALVTPIPPKRVPPKRDTSVLSALNARYAAMSRDFIQGNIGALGKIMVPGYEFTQGKAAPQSRKQVLAMLSHEAHALKVVSWKRTITQLNVAKSRAVATVSGVMVASQRSATGKAATFVLTAVSHDTWQKGGGGWMLQSTAVDHAGVNVQHGAPHKGN; the protein is encoded by the coding sequence ATGTTCCTGCAATTTGCCTGTTTGGCCGCCGCACTCGTGACGCCGATTCCACCGAAGCGCGTGCCGCCGAAGCGTGACACGTCAGTGCTGAGCGCACTGAATGCCCGGTACGCCGCCATGTCGCGTGATTTTATTCAGGGCAATATTGGCGCGCTCGGTAAGATCATGGTACCGGGTTACGAGTTCACGCAGGGGAAGGCGGCGCCACAATCCCGCAAGCAGGTGCTGGCGATGCTCAGTCATGAAGCGCATGCGTTGAAGGTGGTGTCGTGGAAGCGGACCATCACGCAACTCAACGTAGCAAAATCCAGGGCCGTGGCAACCGTCTCCGGTGTGATGGTCGCGTCGCAGAGAAGCGCAACCGGCAAGGCGGCAACCTTTGTACTCACGGCAGTATCGCACGATACCTGGCAGAAAGGTGGCGGCGGCTGGATGCTGCAGTCCACCGCTGTGGACCATGCTGGTGTCAACGTGCAGCACGGCGCGCCTCACAAGGGTAACTAG
- a CDS encoding alpha/beta fold hydrolase produces the protein MKLDALHIPGRSHHIAAAYYQPEGNRRDLAVAIAHGYTAGKYSVDGLANYLAHHGYPVLTFDFAGHKLGGTTGELESMLTADANLKDAVHWLRRNSAAGGVVIVGHSMGGAVAIQVAAEEMAAPQPAEPPLRGVIALCVSAEPERSFSSPVGSAMLAQRSAYVNGASSAELYPQIRARALAAANLKQLPTLFIAALRDVIVEPDRLKELCELAGPYAEYATVDAAHMDAPDRARGLVGAWLDRL, from the coding sequence ATGAAGCTCGACGCTCTGCATATTCCGGGTCGCTCGCACCATATTGCAGCGGCGTACTACCAGCCGGAGGGGAACCGGCGTGATCTGGCCGTGGCGATTGCGCATGGCTACACCGCCGGCAAATACAGTGTGGATGGACTGGCGAACTACCTGGCCCATCACGGCTATCCGGTGCTCACGTTCGACTTCGCCGGCCACAAACTTGGTGGCACCACCGGGGAGCTGGAGAGCATGCTCACCGCGGACGCCAACCTGAAGGACGCGGTGCACTGGCTGCGACGCAACTCCGCCGCCGGCGGCGTCGTTATCGTCGGTCACTCGATGGGTGGCGCCGTGGCTATTCAGGTGGCGGCCGAGGAGATGGCCGCCCCGCAACCCGCAGAGCCGCCGCTGCGGGGTGTGATCGCCTTATGCGTCAGCGCCGAGCCCGAGCGCAGCTTCTCCAGTCCGGTCGGCAGCGCGATGCTGGCGCAGAGATCGGCCTATGTGAACGGAGCGTCATCCGCGGAGCTCTATCCGCAGATACGCGCCCGGGCCCTGGCTGCGGCCAACCTGAAGCAGCTTCCGACTCTCTTCATTGCCGCCTTGCGCGACGTGATCGTTGAACCGGATCGGCTGAAAGAGCTGTGCGAACTCGCCGGGCCCTATGCAGAGTACGCCACTGTGGATGCCGCGCACATGGATGCGCCGGACCGGGCGCGCGGTCTGGTCGGCGCCTGGCTCGACAGGCTTTAA
- the lnt gene encoding apolipoprotein N-acyltransferase, which translates to MAAITEAPTVWRAAGRGYLFAFLYLGAVWYWTGVTITTWSHSWIGWFAWLGLTAIEAVYYSAWAGAAWFAAQRLTGGRRILTLAGMWVVMEWLRAQGALTMPWAQLSYSQFRFLPLIQIADFTGAYGISFLIVCFNTALVVGWLYRSRRSAWRHAWMAAAAAVVLSLYGLARMQVAEHGRSMVVAVMQGPPQVGDTTPTVDAQLQLISHLTQQAASARVRPALILWGESAAPDDPVYNADMRRWFQNLADESDAALCVGARIQNPLTLKSSNGAVTFQPYHAPVERYNKMQLVPFGEYIPYRRLFPPWLSNSFRFFQHDVTPGAAQKPMSIMLPAGPVEVGPFICYESMYPRYARRMTQQGATMLITQSNDAWFQSRAAMWQHVSAVVLRAVENRRWIARATSTGVTCIVDCDGRIVRRAPVGAPGWIEDRATLQQGKTIYTRFGNWFVLLCALLCAALLFAAASRRRRNI; encoded by the coding sequence GTGGCGGCTATAACGGAGGCGCCAACCGTGTGGCGCGCCGCCGGACGAGGCTATCTGTTTGCATTCCTCTATCTTGGCGCCGTCTGGTACTGGACGGGCGTTACCATTACCACATGGTCGCACTCATGGATCGGCTGGTTTGCCTGGCTTGGTCTAACGGCAATCGAGGCCGTGTACTATTCCGCGTGGGCAGGCGCGGCCTGGTTTGCCGCGCAGCGGCTCACCGGTGGCCGCCGAATCCTGACGCTGGCCGGCATGTGGGTGGTCATGGAGTGGCTGCGGGCGCAAGGCGCCCTCACGATGCCCTGGGCGCAGCTCAGCTACTCCCAGTTCCGGTTTCTGCCGCTGATACAGATTGCAGATTTCACCGGCGCTTACGGCATCTCGTTTCTCATCGTCTGCTTCAATACGGCTCTGGTGGTTGGCTGGTTGTATCGCAGCCGCCGCAGCGCATGGCGCCATGCGTGGATGGCTGCGGCAGCGGCTGTTGTGCTAAGCCTGTATGGTCTGGCGAGAATGCAAGTGGCGGAGCACGGCCGGAGCATGGTGGTAGCCGTTATGCAGGGGCCGCCACAGGTTGGCGACACGACCCCGACCGTGGACGCACAACTCCAATTGATCTCGCACCTGACGCAGCAGGCTGCATCGGCGCGGGTACGCCCGGCGCTCATTCTTTGGGGAGAATCGGCCGCCCCGGATGACCCGGTGTACAACGCCGATATGCGTCGCTGGTTTCAAAACCTTGCGGACGAAAGCGACGCCGCACTGTGCGTTGGAGCTCGAATCCAGAATCCGCTTACCCTTAAGAGCTCCAATGGCGCAGTCACATTCCAGCCATACCATGCACCGGTTGAGCGCTATAACAAGATGCAGTTGGTGCCGTTTGGTGAGTACATTCCCTACCGCCGGCTTTTTCCACCGTGGCTCTCCAACTCGTTCAGGTTTTTCCAGCACGACGTGACGCCCGGCGCGGCGCAGAAACCGATGTCGATCATGCTACCTGCGGGACCCGTGGAGGTTGGCCCGTTCATCTGCTACGAGTCGATGTACCCACGGTACGCTCGCCGAATGACGCAGCAGGGCGCCACGATGCTGATCACCCAGAGTAACGACGCGTGGTTCCAGAGCAGAGCGGCGATGTGGCAGCATGTAAGCGCCGTCGTGCTTCGCGCCGTGGAGAACCGCAGATGGATTGCGCGCGCCACCTCCACCGGTGTAACCTGCATCGTAGACTGCGATGGACGTATCGTGCGCCGTGCGCCAGTGGGTGCGCCAGGCTGGATTGAAGACCGGGCCACGCTGCAGCAGGGAAAGACGATCTACACACGATTTGGCAACTGGTTTGTGCTGCTCTGTGCGCTGCTCTGTGCAGCGCTGCTGTTCGCCGCCGCGTCCCGGCGCCGGAGAAACATATGA
- a CDS encoding ThiF family adenylyltransferase — protein sequence MPERTDLYHRQRRIPGWRQARLAGARVLVAGAGATGNEVLRLLARSGVGHIAVVDFDQVERSNLSRTSLFDECDVGANKAKAAVAALLKIHPELLATAFAGRLQTSVGAGTLRAMDIAVGCLDSVEARLALNRMCRAAGTPWVDVGIEADAAAVTLFGGRSGACYECEMTEEMWQARSRRHSCTGAPVRAADAPAGVSITMAALAGAIAAHEVLWMLMTPRAKQAARCGRRIMVSANGWHMDTTKPAQNPQCNAHELAAPIAATPPGAQEWTTAELLTFFGCPDGSVELPHDALMGWRCTECGYLRTEIGALEAIRPSRLKCRCGSRQLQLDVSSTIESGEPEADIALHRLGVPEGGLLRLRCGRRRFYAELGGPFQFGTEG from the coding sequence ATGCCTGAACGCACGGACTTGTACCATCGACAGCGGCGAATCCCAGGCTGGCGACAGGCGCGCCTTGCCGGTGCCCGCGTTCTGGTAGCAGGAGCCGGCGCTACCGGAAACGAAGTGCTGCGACTGCTGGCTCGTTCCGGCGTGGGGCACATCGCCGTTGTTGATTTTGATCAGGTTGAGCGCTCGAACCTGTCACGGACATCGCTCTTCGACGAATGCGACGTTGGCGCCAACAAGGCCAAAGCAGCCGTGGCGGCATTGCTCAAAATCCATCCGGAACTGTTGGCGACAGCCTTCGCTGGCCGGTTGCAGACATCCGTGGGCGCCGGTACGCTTCGCGCCATGGATATCGCTGTGGGCTGCCTGGATAGCGTGGAGGCGCGGCTTGCTCTGAATCGCATGTGCCGGGCAGCCGGAACGCCGTGGGTCGACGTGGGAATAGAGGCCGATGCGGCGGCGGTAACTCTTTTTGGTGGCCGGAGTGGCGCGTGTTACGAGTGCGAAATGACGGAGGAGATGTGGCAAGCGCGGAGCCGACGCCACTCGTGTACCGGCGCACCGGTGCGTGCCGCCGATGCTCCTGCCGGCGTCTCTATTACAATGGCAGCCCTGGCCGGAGCAATTGCAGCACATGAAGTCCTGTGGATGCTGATGACACCACGCGCAAAGCAGGCAGCGCGCTGTGGGCGACGGATTATGGTAAGCGCCAACGGATGGCATATGGATACCACCAAACCGGCACAGAATCCACAGTGCAATGCCCATGAATTGGCAGCTCCCATCGCGGCCACACCGCCCGGTGCCCAGGAATGGACAACTGCCGAGTTGCTGACTTTTTTTGGCTGCCCCGATGGTTCGGTGGAGTTGCCCCATGACGCCCTGATGGGCTGGCGGTGTACGGAATGTGGCTACCTGCGGACTGAGATTGGCGCGTTGGAAGCAATTCGACCTTCCAGGCTGAAGTGCCGATGCGGCTCACGCCAGCTTCAGCTTGACGTATCCAGCACCATCGAGAGCGGCGAGCCGGAGGCTGATATCGCACTACATCGGCTCGGCGTGCCGGAGGGAGGGCTTTTACGTCTACGCTGCGGCCGGCGCAGGTTTTATGCCGAGCTCGGTGGCCCGTTTCAGTTCGGTACGGAGGGCTGA
- a CDS encoding Mov34/MPN/PAD-1 family protein, producing MIAHREGDIEWQEADDAYRPRHTETRRVLEGLLGAGALRFRPGRDVVVLQHAAWIDLRRHLAAKLQVEQGGLLIGRAFSDSLHGGWLVVVDEALPAEEAEETLVSVEWTPKSWEKMLPRLKTMTAETTIVGSYHSHPGHGVYLSELDLETQRGLFPEPWQIALVVDPVRDEGGVFLGEQGKRCPDWCVACRPDTKAEKSR from the coding sequence TTGATAGCCCATCGGGAAGGCGACATTGAATGGCAGGAAGCGGATGACGCATACCGACCAAGGCACACAGAGACGCGCCGGGTGCTGGAAGGCTTGCTCGGCGCCGGGGCGCTACGGTTCCGACCGGGCCGCGATGTGGTGGTGCTGCAGCACGCGGCATGGATCGATCTCCGACGGCATCTGGCAGCCAAGCTGCAGGTTGAGCAGGGCGGGCTCCTGATCGGTCGGGCATTTTCAGATTCGCTGCATGGCGGCTGGCTGGTGGTGGTAGATGAAGCGCTGCCGGCCGAGGAAGCCGAGGAGACGCTGGTCTCGGTGGAGTGGACGCCGAAATCGTGGGAGAAGATGCTCCCGCGCTTGAAGACAATGACTGCCGAAACCACCATCGTAGGCAGCTACCATTCGCATCCGGGACATGGGGTCTATCTTTCCGAACTGGACCTCGAGACGCAGCGTGGACTCTTCCCGGAACCGTGGCAAATTGCGCTGGTGGTAGACCCGGTTCGCGATGAGGGCGGCGTGTTTCTGGGTGAGCAGGGCAAGCGGTGCCCGGACTGGTGCGTAGCCTGCCGGCCCGACACGAAGGCGGAGAAGAGCAGATGA